The genome window TTGCGCCGGCAGCAGGTACCGGCTTGGAATCGGCCACACCGACGGTGGACGTGGCCACCTGCAGTGCTACGTAAGGACCAGGATTGCTACATGGCGGCACTGCAATATCCGGTTTCGGCTTGCCTGTACGTTTCAGGTACTGCGCTGCCACCTTGTTTTGCGATTCACACAACTGATAAGCGGCAACCTTGTCGCTCCAGCCTGCCTTGTTCTTGGTTTCCGCGGCTTTAGCCTTGGCTTCATCGCTTAAAGGCGGCAGCTTGGCCGAAGCACTTGCCATGAGCATGGTGCCGAGCAATGCGATCAGTATTTTTTTCATCTGCATATCTCCTTAAACTGCCTTGATCGGTGTGCCTGCTTTTTCCGTCGCTTCGGGAGTACGTACGCGAGGAATCTTGCCACTTTCAATATCGGCATACCAAAGATCGTGATGCTCCTTGGCCCATGCATCATCGACGTAACCGGTCTTCATCGCCTTGTAGGCACCTTCCATCCCCAGCGTACCAATATAGATATGCGCCAGCGATGCGCTGAATACCAGCACCGCCGCCACCAGGTGGATGACGTGGGCAACCTGCATATTGCCGCGGGTGTACAGGATGCCCGGCACCAGCATGTCGAGCACAAAGCCTGAAGCGCTCACAATCAGGCCGAGGAATACCATGCCGCCCCAGAACCACAGTTTTTCACCGGCATTGAAGCGCCCTGCACTGGCGTGGCCACGCGCGCCGCCGAGGTTTTTCAGCCATTGCAAATCGCCTTTGCCAGGGAAGTTATCCTTGACGAAGATTGCGAACATCACGATCAGCGAGACGGTGAAAACCGGCCCCACAAAGTTGTGCACGTTTTTGCAGGCATACGCCAGCCAGCCAAATACCGTATGGCCGAACACCGGCAACACGACATATTTGCCGAACAACATGATGAGTCCGGTCAGCGCCAGCGTCAGGAAGCTGATCGCCACCGTCCAGTGCGTCATGCGTTCCATCGAAGTGAACCGTTCGATCAGGCGACCGGTACGGCCATTTTTCAGTTTGATGGTACCTACCGCAAAATAGAAAGCGGCAATGCCAAGCACGGCAACAATGATCAGCCAGCCGCCATAGGTGGTCAGCGGGCCATTGCGATACAGGCGCCACGCCTCACCTGCGGTAGTGGCACGTGCCTGTCCTGGAAATTGCGCCTTTGGCTGTATCAGCACACCAGATTCCAGCGCCGGCAAGCTGGAGTAGTGCTCGCCGCCTTCCTTCACCTGCCGGTATACCGGTGCTAGGTTTCCCCGCTGCACCTCGGTACGCTCAGCCTGGTTCTGTTTCATGTAAAGGATATCGTCGGATTCGATATTCGACATACTTTGCGCAGCAGGTGGCACCGCAGCCTTGGCAGCGGCGGGATCATTCGCCTGTGCCAGCGCCAGGCCGGAAGTCGCTACCAGCAGCGTCAGTCCGGCGGCGAGTTTGGCAAACCATGTATTCATGATAAATCCCCTCGCGGATGCATTAATTGGTTTTCACGTACTCGTTCTGCGATTGTGCACGTGTGCGCATTTGCGTTTCCCACTCGGTTTTATTCCCGGCAGTCCAGCCTTTTACGACGAAGGGATCGTTCTTGGCACCTGTCCATGGCGCTGCGTCGCCGGCGTCACGTGCATTGGCTTGCGACTGGACTTTTTCACCGCAGCCGAACAGGGCCAGCGCCATCAGGGAAAGCATTAGGGTGCGCATCATGATTTGCCTCCGCTTGGTGCCTTAGCGTCCGGATTATGCGATTTACCGTAGGCGGTGCCCCAGCCCCAGACTTCGCTGCCCTTGCCGCGTCGCAGTACCCGTGTGCGCAAGATGTCGGCAATCACATCGCCATCACCGCCCAGCAAGGCCTTGGTCGAACACATTTCGGCACAGGCCGGCAGCTTGCCTTCGGCCAGGCGATTGCGGCCATATTTTTCAAACTCTGCCTTGGAACCGTTTTCTTCCGGTCCGCCGGCACAGAAGGTGCACTTGTCCATTTTTCCGCGCAGGCCGAACGTGCCGTTGGATGGGAACTGTGGCGCACCAAACGGGCAAGCGTAGGAGCAGTAACCGCAACCTATGCAAATATCCTTGTCATGCAAGACCACGCCTTCTTCGGTGCGGTAAAAGCAATCGACCGGGCAGACCGCCATGCAAGGCGCATCGGAGCAATGCATACAGGCGACCGAGATCGATTTTTCCTGGCCGATCACGCCGTCGTTGATGGTGACCACGCGGCGGCGATTCACGCCCCACGGTACTTCGTTTTCGTTCTTGCAGGCCGTCACGCAGCCATTGCATTCGATACAGCGTTCTGCATCACAGATGAATTTCATTCGTGCCATTTTGATTTCTCCTTAGCTTGGGTATCTGTCAGTTTTTTATTTCACCGTTGTTGCCAGATACCCCGCTATGCAGTCGCTTTCTCAATATTGCAAATGGTGGTCTTGGTTTCCTGCATCATGGTTACCGAGTCGTAACCGTAAGTGGTCGCCGTATTCACCGCCTCGCCGCGCACGATCGGATGTGCGCCTTCAGGGTAGGAATCCAGCATGTCCTTGCCCTGCCACCAGCCGGAGAAGTGGAATGGAATAAAGGCCGTGTCTTCCGCCACGCGCACCGTCACCAGCGCCTTGACCTTGATGCGTGCACCGGTCGGCGTGGAGACGATCACATACTCGTTATTGCGTATGCCGCGCGCCTCTGCCGCTTTTGGATTGATCTCGACGAAGTTATCCTGCTGCAGCTCGGCCAGCCATGGATTGGAACGCGTCTCTTCACCGCCGCCTTCATACTCGACCAAACGTCCCGAGGTAAGGATGATCGGGAATTTTTCATACAGCTTGGCTTCGATATTTTTATCCTGCAGCGACTTGTACAAAGTCGGCATGCGCCAGAACGCCTTCTTGTCGTCATGCGTCGGATACTTCGCGACCAGGTCGGGACGTGTGCCATAGATAGGTTCGCGATGCAGCGGCACCGCATCCGGGAAGTTCCACACCACTGCCCTTGCCTTGGCGTTACCCCATGGATGTACGCCGTGCACTTTCATCGTGACGCGCTGGATGCCACCGGAAAGATCTGTCTTCCAGTTCTTGCCTTCCGCCGCTTTTTTCTCGGCTTCAGTCAGGTCGTCCCACCAGCCGAGTTTCTTCAGCAGGATGTGATCGAATTCCGGATAGCCGGTCGTGATGTCGGCACCCAAGGAGTGCGAGCCATCTTCCGCCAGCAGGCTGACACCTTCGCGCTCGACGCCGAAGTTCGCACGGAAGTTACCGCCGCCATCCATCATGGCCTTGGAAGTGTCATACAAATTAGGTGAACCCGGATGCTTGAGTTCCGGTGTGCCATAACATGGCCATGGCAAGCCGAAATAATCGCCGGCCATGTCGTAACCGCTTTCCGCATCCTTGCCGGCCTTGCAGCGCAAGGTCTTCACATCAAACAGATGCATATTGCGCATATGCGCTTTCAGGCGCGTCGGCGACTGGCCGGTATAGCCAATGGTCCAGGTGCCGCGATTGATTTCTTCCAGCATGGATTCCGGTTCCGGTTCCATCATGCCGCCCTTGCCCGGCACCAGCTTGATCTTGGCGACCAGCTCCTTACCGAAGCCCAGCTTTTGCGCCATTTGATACATGATCATGTGATCGGTACGGGACTCGAACAATGGCTCAATGACTTTTTCACGCCATTGCAGCGAACGGTTCGAAGCAGTGACGGAGCCCGAGGTTTCAAACTGGGTTGCCGCCGGCAACAGATATACCGCGCGATTCGGATTCAATTCCTGGCCGTCGACTTTCATCGCCGCCATTGCCGCGGTTGCCGATGGATAAGGATCGATCACGACCAGCAGGTCGAGTTTGTCGAAAGCCTTCTTCATATCCAGGCCACGCGTTTGCGAGTTTGGTGCATGGCCCCAGAACAACACGGCCTTGACGGCATTGTCCTGATCGAGGTTCTCGCTTTTCTCCAGCACTGCATCGACCCAACGCGATACGGTGGTGCCGGATTTTTCCATCATCTCTTGCGAGACATACTGCTTCTTGACCCATTCGTAGTCGACGCCCCAAACCGCACACCAGTGCTTCCACGAGCCGGCTGCCAGCCCGTAGTAACCAGGCAGCGAATCCGGATTAGGACCGACGTCGGTTGCACCTTGCACATTATCGTGGCCGCGGAAAATATTGGTGCCGCCGCCGGACTTGCCGACGTTGCCCAGAGCCAGTTGCAGGATGCAGGATGCGCGCACCATCGCATTACCGATGCTGTGCTGCGTTTGCCCCATGCACCAGACGATGGTGGACGGACGGTTCATGGCCATGGTTTCAGCGGCTTTGTATATTTCCGCTTCCGGTACGCCGCAAGCCTCTTCGACTTTTTCCGGCGTCCACTTCATGACTTCTTCCCTGACCTTTTCCATCCCGTAGACACGGTCATTGATGTACTTCTTGTCTTCCCAGCCGTTTTTAAAGATGTGGTACAGCACACCCCACAGGAAAGGAATATCGGAACCGGAACGGATGCGGATATATTGATCTGCCTTGGCCGCGGTGCGGGTATAGCGCGGATCCACCACGATCATCTTGGTGCCGGTTTCCTTCGCGTGCAGCATGTGCAGCATGGATACCGGATGGGCTTCGGCTGCATTCGAACCAATGTATAACGCAGCTTTGGAATTCTGCATGTCGTTATAGCTATTCGTCATCGCGCCATAACCCCAGGTGTTCGCAACACCTGCAACCGTGGTCGAGTGGCAGATACGCGCCTGGTGATCAGTATTATTAGTGCCGAAGAAGGAAACGAATTTGCGCATCAGCGCAGCCTGTTCGTTATTGTGCTTGGAGGAGCCGACAAAGTAGACCGAATCCGGGCCACTGGCTTTGCGGATGTCCAGCATCTTCGCGGAGATTTCGTTCAGTGCCTGATCCCAGCTGATGCGCTGGTATTTGCCGTTGACCAGCTTCATCGGATACTTCAGACGGTATTCGCCATGACCGTGCTCGCGCAGTGCCGCACCTTTTGCGCAATGGGCGCCGAGGTTGATCGGCGAATCGAACACCGGTTCCTGCCGTACCCACACGCCGTTTTCGACGATCGCGTCAGAGGCACAACCCACCGAGCAATGCGTACACACCGTGCGTTTGACTTCAATCTTTTTGCCGTCCGCAGCCTTGGCGCCATCCGCAGCCCTGGCTTTCTGGATCAGTCCCAGTTGTGCCGCCGCGATACCCGCGCCGATACCGATGCCGGAACGTTTAAGGAAGCCGCGTCTGTCCATGGTGGGCAGCGCACGCGACAAGCTATCAGCCAGGCTGGATGAGAATCGTGCAGGCGAACGCTCAGCAGCGTTGCTTTTGCGAGTTAACAGCATGTTGTCACCTCGTAATTAAATTGTGGTGGTGCGGTAGTATTTTTTGATGTGCTCAGTCAGACGGTAGCTATCACCGGCTGGCTCTTGCGAGGGAAGAACATTGGAAATTGCAGTTGTCACTGACTCAGGAGCCAGTTTGGCGGCGACGCCACCGGCAGCAAGAGCACCTAAACCTGCAATGAAATTACGACGGGGGGTTTTAGACTTCTCAGACATGATCGTCTCCTGTAACTGGTGATCAGGACGTAATATGCTTTTTAAATCTTATATCAACTTAGCTACAAGTTAGCATACCTTTTGGCAACTTGCACCCTTAAGATGCAGATAGTCGGATTAAATTTTCGTTAAAGGCACAAATCCGGCTAATAAACAGATGTCAATCCAGGCTCATATCAAAAGCCTGCATTTCCACTTCAAAAAATTGCCGCGCCAACCGGGCCACCGGTTTATAAAAACGCGCGTTGGCACTAGCCTCTATTGCGTTGCAACAATTGACGACCCATGCTTGCATATGGTCGCTGAAGAATTTCTTTTGTGTGATCAGGTTCGCATTGATCACGTCATCCGACGCAATCAGGTAACGCATGACTTCACACAAGGTCGCCAGATGGTCTTCACTCTCAACTACATTATCGGATCGCTGCAAACCCAGCTGCATCAGGTCGGTACGTAATTCGGCCAGGGGCTTTTCCATCAGGAAGCCGGACAGGTAATAAGAACCGTACAGCATCACCTCCGGCTTGCCGACGCCGACAAAAAGCTGCTCATATTCTTCCCGTACCGCTTCCTGTTGCGCCGTTTTACAAGTGTCGACCAACTCCGCCCAGGCCAGTTCCAGCGCACTGTCGCCCTGCACCGGTGCCGCTGCAATCGTATCCAGCAAGGTCTGCGATGGAGGCGCATACAGGAGCGTGGCCAACAAACCGTAGACATCGGCGCGCGCGGTTTCCTCACCGTGGTCCGGAGTTTCAAACTTCATTGCTTGGGCAGTCGTCATGGCGATCCTGGTTAAATGTTTGGTTCAAGAAGCGGCGACAAGGCCATCAGTGTCTTTTCAAATCCGTGATGACGGCTTCCTGCTTGTTCGCCATCATGTCGACCACGCGGCAATCCGGGCACATCTTGAGGCGGTCAACGTTGCCGACAAAAGCACCATGCAGGGACAGCTTGCTCACCATGTTTTCTATCATCTGCGCGGTACCGAAAGGCTTCTGGCAACTGATGCAATGGAAAGGCTGCGCTTCATTCAGCACTACCGCCTGTTTCGCGGCGTCGGTCAGCAAGAGGCGTGGTGCCAGCGTGATGGCGTTTTCCGGGCAAGTCTTTTCACATAACCCGCACTGCACGCAATTCTTTTCGATGAAACGCAATTGCGGCATATTGGCATTGTCGGTCAGCGCCGATTCCGGGCAGGCACCGACACAAGACATGCACAAAGTACAGCTATCCTTGTTGACCATGACCATGCCGTAAGGTGCGCCGGCCGGCAAAGCGATTTCATCCACCTGTTGTGGTGCATGCGTCCTGAGATGATCGATCGCCAGTTCCAGCGCGCTGCGCTTGTCTGCCGCGATATTGAACAGCGCGCGCTGCTGCGGAACTTGTGCGGGCTGGATCGTGGATAAACCGGTATCCAGCTGCGCCGCTGTTTGCGCCTGTATCAACGACAGGTGCACACCGGTATAGCCGAGCCCGCTCAATATGGTTTGCGCGATTTCCATCTGCGCATGCAAGGCGGTCACGTACTGCGGTGCATCCTGTGGCGTCACCAGGACGGATATATGCGTGGCACCGTAGGCAATGGCGGTCAGCCACAAATCGATGCCGGTGGAGGCGATGTGATGCAATTCCAGCGGCATCACATATGCAGGGAAGCCCTTGAGCTTGCCTTCGGCCCGCGCCAGGCGTCCCAATTGATTCACCAATTCTGCGCCCCGCTCCTGGTTGTGCAGCAGCAAGGCGGCTTGCGTACCGCCCGCCTTCGTATAGGTGGACAACATGGTTTTCATCCGGCTGCCGGTATCGCTTACACGCGGATAAGCATAGGCCAGCGCACCCGACGGACACACCGTGGTACACGCGCCGCAACCTACGCACAGGTTCGGGTTAACCTTGATCTGGTCGCCGTGATGACTGACTGCTTCCGCCGAACATACATCGATACATGCGGTACAACCGACCTTGCCGTTACGGCCGTGCGCGCACAGCTTTTCCTTGTAGAGGAAGAATTTCGGCTTGCTGAACTCACCGACCATTTGCGTCAGGCGCAAGGCATCGTCGATCTGCTGCTGCGCATTGGCACCAGGTGCAAAATAACCTTGCGGCGGCTGGTGCAGCGTCAGTAGCGGTGCATCCGACAAATCAAAAATCAAATCAAAATCGCCACTGCGTTGCGTCACGCTGCGCGCAAAATCAATCGCGCCTATGGTGCCGCAAGCCTTGACGCAATCGCGATGCGATTTACACTTGCTCAGGTCGATCTGGTAAGTGAGGTCGATGGCGTTTTCCGGGCAGACATCAACGCAGGCATTGCAGCGTGTGCAGGCTTCCAGGTCGATGGGATTGGCTTGTTGCCACTGCACGGTAAAAGCACCGAGCCAGCCCGATACCGCGATGCGTTCACCGGAAAAAACCGGGAAGCTGCGCTCCTGCAGCATTTCACCGGCCGCTCCCTTCGTCAGCAATACGCTGATATCCAATTGCGTACCCAGGCGTTGCGCCCATGGCAATACACGTTCTGCCGGACCTATAAGGAGCGCATGACCACTGGACTGGTAATCGACGGTAGCGACCGGATCAGGCTCAGGCAATGCGGCTGCAGCCAGTAAAGCGGCCATCTTGGGAATGGAATTTTTTGCTTCGCGACCCCAGCCGCCGGTTTCACGGATGTTGACGAAACGCAGCGGCGCCACCGAATTCTTTTGTTGCGCAATTTCCGCGAACAGGCTGCGTTCCTGGGTACAGGCAACGACCACATCATCGACGCCGTCCAGTGCATTCAGATAAGAACCCACCTCGCGACGGCATAGCTCGCTATGCATGGGCAGCGCGCCGCTACCCAGCGCTGCGCCTATCTGTGCACCTGCCTGTGTATCAAGCGGCATGGTGCGATTGCAATTACATACTTTGAATTCTGTGCTCATTGGCTGGCTTCTATGCTGGCTAGGACAAAATGTTTTAATTATCTGCAACGCGTGATGCTGCGTTGGGCTCCCCTGATGTATCTGTTTTGCTATCTGTATTTTCTGCCGCATTCTCCGGCGGCGTTTCCTTATCGCCCTCGCCTTCTGTTGCTGCGATTGGCGCAACGGTATCTTCCGATGCGGCAGCCGGTGCTTCCAGCGCCGGAGGTTCCGGTTGCATATCCAGCAGCTTCATGAGCGGCGATTTCAATTGCGCCAATGGATCCATCAAACCCTTGGCATGGCTAAGGCCGGCGATGAAAGCAGGCGTCATCGGTTCAAACTTGCTGAAGTCCTCGATATAGACGTCGAGGCCATCCATGATATTGAAATGCGGATCAGTGAATAATTTTTTCATTGCCGAACGCTTGACCGATTCATCCACTCCCTGCGCCATGAAGCCCGAGTAATCCGAATCGTGTGTGAGTTTGGCCACATCATCCATGGTCGGCAAAGGCTTTGCTTCCGGTGGCGCTTCTGCTGTCGGCACAACATCCCGGCTCGCTTCGCCCGCACTTTCTTCAGGCACAACTTGCGGCGACTGCCCAGCCTCGGCATTTTTTTTCGCCCAGCGTGCAAAGAATTCTTCAGCGGCCATTTTTTCCACCTTCGGCGCGCGCCATCTTGTCGACACCCTCGCCACCTTCGAAAGAAGGCTTCTTGTGCTTGCGTTTCGGTTCAGGGTGATAGTAATCGTGCGTAAACGCAGTCAGGCGCTCGATGACTTCGGCCGATGCCGGCAAGGTATCGACGCGTTCACCGCCGTCCATCAGGCGCGCTGCTTCATTATAGGAAAGTGTGACCGACTTCGGTACCGCCAGTTCGGTACCATTCACTTCTTCGAAGCGCCACATGATGAACCAGCAAGGTGCAGGCGCACTGATATTGAGGAAGTAACCTTCGGCTTCGCTGCTGGATAAATTGACATCTATGCCGCTGAACAGCCAGCGCATATCGTCGGGATCATTGCGCAGGCAACTCGGGGCGTGGTCGTGAGAAACAATAGCGCCGACAATTTCAATGGGGAGCCATTGAAACGGTTGCCAGCGATTGGCAAGTGGTGTGCGTTGCATGATGACGCCAACGCTGATTGCTTCAGTCTCCATGTTTCCTCATGACGGCAATGCTGCCTGTTCTGATTGGGGCGCAAGATATATTGTGCGCCGAAATTGCAAACCGGATTGAAACTGCAATCGCGATCTGGAACGATGAGTAAACCGCGTGGGTATCTAAAAAATCATGCGATACCCACGCATAGAGAAAATTACTTCGAAACAACCATACCCGGAAAAGAGGCTGGCATCAAGTAAAGCGAGAGGAGAAATTAATCGTTTTTGACCACGATCGTTGGGAACTTGGACGACATATCCTTCGCCTTTTCCGCCACCTTGATCGCGATCTTGCGTGCGATCTGTTTGTAGATAACCGCGATAGGGCCGTCCGGATCTGCAACCACAGTAGGCTTGCCGGAATCTGCCTGCTGACGGATTGACATGGTCAATGGCAATGCACCGAGGAAATCCACGCCGTATTCGCCGCACATCTTTTCGCCACCGCCTTCACCGAAAATCGCTTCGGCATGACCGCAATTCGAGCAAATATGTGTGCTCATGTTTTCGACGATACCCAGGATAGGAATACCGACTTTTTCAAACATCTTCAAACCTTTGCGTGCATCCAGCAAGGCGATGTCTTGCGGTGTGGTAACGATGACCGCACCGGTGACCGGCACTTTTTGTGACATCGTCAACTGGATGTCGCCGGTACCCGGTGGCATATCGACAATCAGGTAATCCAGGTCGCGCCAGTTGGTTTGCTCCAGCAATTGCGACAAGGCTTGCGTCACGATAGGACCGCGCCACACCATAGGTTCATCCGGATCGATCATGAAACCGATGCTTGACACCTGCAAACCGTAGTTTTCCATCGGCTCCATGGTTTTGCCATCCATGGTTTCCGGACGACCGGAAATACCCATCATCATCGGTTGCGACGGGCCATAGATATCCGCATCGAGGATACCGACTTGTGCACCTTCCGCCGCCAGCGCGAGCGCCAGGTTGACCGAAGTGGTGGATTTGCCGACGCCGCCCTTGCCGGATGCGACTGCAATGATATTTTTGACATTGGCCATCAGCTTCACACCGCGTTGCGCCGAATGCGCGACGATCTTCGAGTGCACATTGGCAGTTACGCTGCCCATGCCCTCGATCGTGCGTACTGCAGCAATCGATGCCTTGCGGATGCCGTCGATCTGGCTTTTGGCCGGATAGCCCAATTCCACGTCAAAAATGACGTTATTGCCATTAATCTGGATGTTTTTTGCGGAGCGGCTGCTGACTAGGTCCTTGCCCGTGTTCGGGTCGATGACCGCGGTCAATGCTTCTTTTACTGCTTCAATCGTAATACTCATTGGTTCTCCCGAATTTTATAGCGCAAGTCTAAACTAATTGCCCGTCCTACGCTGCTGACTTGCCTCAAGGCATGGTCATATTTTCACTTCCCGGCTTGAGAAAAGCCCCCGGCGGCACCAAATAATGCGATATGAAGCGGTAAGTGCAGTCGATACCGATTCGACACGCCCCACGTGTACGACTTACAATGGCGTACTTAGAAGACTTTCTCCATGACTGAAAAAATCATTCCGCTCGCAGACTTACGGTATCTGAACAAGGTACCGGTCATACCTGCACGCCTGGAAGCACCTACGGGCTTGCTGGCGGATACCCGCGCGCGTCCCTTGCAGGATTTGCGCATTTCGATCACGGATCGCTGCAATTTCCGTTGCGTTTATTGCATGCCGAAAGAAGTTTTCGACAAGGATTACGCTTTCCTGCCGCAAAGTTCGCTGCTTTCCTTCGAAGAAATCACTCGTATCACCTCGCTGTTTGTCGCCCATGGCGTGGAAAAAATCCGCCTGACCGGTGGTGAACCGCTATTGCGCAAAAACGTCGAGAAGCTGATTGCGATGCTGAGCGCACTGCGTACGCCGGATGGCCGCGAACTCGACCTGACGCTGACCACCAATGGTTCACTGCTGGCACGCAAGGCACAAGCCCTGAAAGACGCCGGCCTGAAACGTGTAACGGTCTCGCTGGATGCACTGGACGATAAAGTCTTCAAGCAAATGAATGACGTCGACTTTGCCGTCTCTGATGTGCTGGAAGGTATAGAAGCCGCACATCGCGTCGGCCTCGGCCCGATCAAGATCAATATGGTGGTAAAAGGCGGCATGAACGATCAGGAAATCGTGCCGATGGCGCGCCACTTCAAAGGCAGCCCTTACATCCTGCGCTTCATCGAATACATGGACGTCGGCGCATCGAACGGCTGGAAGATGGATGAAGTGATTCCATCGGCCGAAGTCATACGCCGGATCAATGCCGAAATGCCACTCGAAGCCATCGCACCAAATTACGTCAGCGAAACCGCCGGACGCTGGCGCTATGTCGACGGCGGCGGTGAAATCGGTGCCATCTCGAGTGTCACGCAAGCTTTTTGCAGCGACTGCAGCCGTGCACGCCTGTCAACTGAAGGCAAGCTCTACACCTGCCTGTTCGCCACTGGCGGCCACGACTTGCGCGCGCTGATGCGCGGCGGCAATACCGATGAAGAAATCTCTACTGCGATTGCGCACATCTGGCGCGCACGCACAGATCGCTATTCCGAACTGCGCACCGCCAATACCGATGGCTTGCAATCCGAACGTAAAGTCGAGATGTCTTACATCGGTGGCTAAGCGCCGCTCATTCAACTGCTTCAACTGATATCGGATAAAGCCCAAGAAGATGGATACCAGTCAAATTACCGGACTCATACTGGCAGGCGGACGCGGTACCCGTATGGGCACTGTCGACAAAGGCCTGCAACTGTTCCGCGATGCGCCCATGGCCTTGCATGTGTTGATGCGCCTGTCGCCGCAAGTCGGCTACATCATGATCAATGCCAACCAGAATATCGCGCCGTATGAAGGCTTCGGCGTGCCGGTGTGGCAAGATGAAATGCAGGGCTTTGCCGGCCCGCTGGCCGGTTTGCAAACCGGACTGATCCACTGCGAAACCGATTACCTGGTCACTTCGCCTTGCGACTCCCCTTTCCTGCCCAAGGATCTGGTAGAGCGACTGGCAGATGGCCTGGAACAAAACAATGCAGACATCGCAGTGGCAGTCACCGGCGAAGGTGCAACCCGCCAGGCGCATCCGGTCTTCTGCCTGGTCAAGGCTTCACTATTACCGCACCTGACGCTGTACTTGCAGGAAGGTGGGCGCAAATTCGATAAATGGTATTCATCCCTGGCGGTGGCCGAAGTCCATTTCGACGACGAAGATGCCTTCCGCAATATCAATACGCTGGATGACTTGCGTAAATACGAGACCACTGCCTGATGAATCTGCGCTATTCACACCTCCTGCGCGATGCCGCACTTAACGACGATTTAGACGAACTCATGCCGAACGACACTCCAGCCGAATCCAGTGACAAGCGCACGACACTTTCCAACGTCATCAGTTGCCTGTCGGATTACGATCCAGACGCGCTGCCGGTACCGGATGCGCAAACCATCATTCGCCAGTTCATCCAGCCTATTAATGCAATTGAAAAGGTAGCGATCCGCAGTGCACTGGATCGCGTACTGGCCGCCGATATCGTTTCGCCGATCAACGTTCCTTCGCATGACAACTCGGCGATGGATGGTTATGCCTTCCGTGGCAGCGAACTACAGAAGGAACAGGACCTGCAATTGAAGATTGTCGGTACCGCCTATGCCGGTCGCGCTTATGAAGGCAGCGTAGGCAGCGGTGAATGCGTACGCATCATGACCGGCGCCGTGATGCCGGTCGAATGCGATACCGTGATCC of Janthinobacterium sp. Marseille contains these proteins:
- a CDS encoding formate dehydrogenase subunit alpha, producing MLLTRKSNAAERSPARFSSSLADSLSRALPTMDRRGFLKRSGIGIGAGIAAAQLGLIQKARAADGAKAADGKKIEVKRTVCTHCSVGCASDAIVENGVWVRQEPVFDSPINLGAHCAKGAALREHGHGEYRLKYPMKLVNGKYQRISWDQALNEISAKMLDIRKASGPDSVYFVGSSKHNNEQAALMRKFVSFFGTNNTDHQARICHSTTVAGVANTWGYGAMTNSYNDMQNSKAALYIGSNAAEAHPVSMLHMLHAKETGTKMIVVDPRYTRTAAKADQYIRIRSGSDIPFLWGVLYHIFKNGWEDKKYINDRVYGMEKVREEVMKWTPEKVEEACGVPEAEIYKAAETMAMNRPSTIVWCMGQTQHSIGNAMVRASCILQLALGNVGKSGGGTNIFRGHDNVQGATDVGPNPDSLPGYYGLAAGSWKHWCAVWGVDYEWVKKQYVSQEMMEKSGTTVSRWVDAVLEKSENLDQDNAVKAVLFWGHAPNSQTRGLDMKKAFDKLDLLVVIDPYPSATAAMAAMKVDGQELNPNRAVYLLPAATQFETSGSVTASNRSLQWREKVIEPLFESRTDHMIMYQMAQKLGFGKELVAKIKLVPGKGGMMEPEPESMLEEINRGTWTIGYTGQSPTRLKAHMRNMHLFDVKTLRCKAGKDAESGYDMAGDYFGLPWPCYGTPELKHPGSPNLYDTSKAMMDGGGNFRANFGVEREGVSLLAEDGSHSLGADITTGYPEFDHILLKKLGWWDDLTEAEKKAAEGKNWKTDLSGGIQRVTMKVHGVHPWGNAKARAVVWNFPDAVPLHREPIYGTRPDLVAKYPTHDDKKAFWRMPTLYKSLQDKNIEAKLYEKFPIILTSGRLVEYEGGGEETRSNPWLAELQQDNFVEINPKAAEARGIRNNEYVIVSTPTGARIKVKALVTVRVAEDTAFIPFHFSGWWQGKDMLDSYPEGAHPIVRGEAVNTATTYGYDSVTMMQETKTTICNIEKATA
- the fdh3B gene encoding formate dehydrogenase FDH3 subunit beta; this translates as MARMKFICDAERCIECNGCVTACKNENEVPWGVNRRRVVTINDGVIGQEKSISVACMHCSDAPCMAVCPVDCFYRTEEGVVLHDKDICIGCGYCSYACPFGAPQFPSNGTFGLRGKMDKCTFCAGGPEENGSKAEFEKYGRNRLAEGKLPACAEMCSTKALLGGDGDVIADILRTRVLRRGKGSEVWGWGTAYGKSHNPDAKAPSGGKS
- a CDS encoding formate dehydrogenase subunit gamma, coding for MNTWFAKLAAGLTLLVATSGLALAQANDPAAAKAAVPPAAQSMSNIESDDILYMKQNQAERTEVQRGNLAPVYRQVKEGGEHYSSLPALESGVLIQPKAQFPGQARATTAGEAWRLYRNGPLTTYGGWLIIVAVLGIAAFYFAVGTIKLKNGRTGRLIERFTSMERMTHWTVAISFLTLALTGLIMLFGKYVVLPVFGHTVFGWLAYACKNVHNFVGPVFTVSLIVMFAIFVKDNFPGKGDLQWLKNLGGARGHASAGRFNAGEKLWFWGGMVFLGLIVSASGFVLDMLVPGILYTRGNMQVAHVIHLVAAVLVFSASLAHIYIGTLGMEGAYKAMKTGYVDDAWAKEHHDLWYADIESGKIPRVRTPEATEKAGTPIKAV
- a CDS encoding molecular chaperone TorD family protein; amino-acid sequence: MTTAQAMKFETPDHGEETARADVYGLLATLLYAPPSQTLLDTIAAAPVQGDSALELAWAELVDTCKTAQQEAVREEYEQLFVGVGKPEVMLYGSYYLSGFLMEKPLAELRTDLMQLGLQRSDNVVESEDHLATLCEVMRYLIASDDVINANLITQKKFFSDHMQAWVVNCCNAIEASANARFYKPVARLARQFFEVEMQAFDMSLD